The Acidimicrobiales bacterium genome includes a window with the following:
- the atpA gene encoding F0F1 ATP synthase subunit alpha — protein MSELTINTADIAETIRKNLDGFTPSLEESQVGRVLEVGDGIARVSGLPDAAVNELLQFESGTFGLALNLDEGSIGAVVLGEVDDIEEGQTVRATGDILSLPVGDGLLGRVVNALGEPIDGKGPLTNTQQRRMEIQAPGIMGRKPVHEPMQTGIKAIDSLIPIGRGQRELIIGDRKTGKTTIAMDTIINQAGQGMKCVYVAIGQKASTVAQNVAVLEAHGAMDYTVVVVAPASDPAPFKYLAPYAGCAIGQHWMDNGQHALAVYDDLSKQAEAYRQMSLLLRRPPGREAYPGDVFYLHSRLLERAAKLSDELGAGSMTALPVIETKAGDVSAFIPTNVISITDGQIFLQDDLFKSGVRPAVDVGISVSRVGSAAQVKAMKNAVGTLKSDLQQFRELEAFAAFGSDLDAVSQAQLDRGYRLTELLKQGLNSPLLVEEQVVSIWAGTRGHLDGVDVSDVSRFEGELLDWFRTRHADVLADISASGKIADEDAFDASIAAFAEQFEGSVAGGSTPDAESTDTASTIVDAGTTLPEEDISETE, from the coding sequence ATGTCCGAACTCACGATCAACACGGCGGACATCGCCGAAACGATCCGCAAGAACCTCGACGGGTTCACCCCCAGCCTGGAAGAGAGCCAGGTCGGCCGGGTCCTCGAAGTCGGCGACGGCATCGCCCGCGTGTCGGGTCTGCCCGACGCGGCGGTCAACGAGCTGCTCCAGTTCGAGAGCGGCACGTTCGGTCTCGCCCTGAACCTCGACGAGGGATCCATCGGTGCGGTGGTCCTAGGCGAGGTCGACGACATCGAGGAGGGCCAGACGGTGCGGGCCACCGGCGACATTCTGTCCCTGCCCGTCGGCGACGGCCTCCTGGGCCGCGTCGTCAACGCCCTAGGCGAGCCGATCGACGGCAAGGGCCCGCTGACCAACACCCAACAGCGCCGCATGGAGATCCAGGCACCGGGCATCATGGGTCGCAAGCCGGTGCACGAGCCGATGCAGACCGGCATCAAGGCCATTGACTCGCTCATCCCGATCGGTCGTGGCCAGCGCGAGCTGATCATCGGCGACCGTAAGACCGGCAAGACGACGATCGCCATGGACACGATCATCAACCAGGCCGGGCAGGGAATGAAGTGCGTCTACGTGGCCATTGGCCAGAAGGCGTCCACAGTGGCTCAGAACGTGGCCGTGCTCGAGGCCCACGGGGCCATGGATTACACCGTCGTGGTGGTCGCCCCGGCGTCCGACCCGGCACCATTCAAGTACCTCGCCCCCTACGCCGGCTGCGCCATCGGCCAGCACTGGATGGACAACGGCCAGCACGCCCTGGCCGTCTACGACGATCTCTCCAAGCAAGCCGAGGCCTACCGACAGATGTCGTTGCTGCTTCGCCGCCCACCGGGCCGCGAGGCCTACCCGGGTGATGTCTTCTACCTGCACAGCCGTCTGCTGGAGCGGGCCGCCAAGCTCAGCGATGAGCTTGGAGCCGGCTCGATGACGGCCCTGCCGGTCATCGAGACCAAGGCTGGTGACGTCTCTGCGTTCATTCCGACCAACGTGATCTCGATCACCGACGGCCAGATCTTCCTCCAGGACGACCTATTCAAGTCAGGCGTCCGACCCGCCGTGGACGTCGGCATCTCGGTGTCCCGCGTCGGATCGGCCGCCCAGGTCAAGGCCATGAAGAACGCCGTGGGCACGCTCAAGTCCGACCTGCAGCAGTTCCGCGAACTGGAGGCCTTCGCGGCCTTCGGTTCGGACCTGGATGCTGTTTCACAGGCTCAGCTGGACCGGGGCTACCGCCTCACCGAACTTCTCAAGCAGGGCCTCAACTCGCCGCTGCTCGTCGAGGAGCAGGTCGTGTCGATCTGGGCCGGCACCCGGGGTCACCTTGACGGTGTGGACGTTTCCGATGTCAGCCGCTTCGAGGGCGAACTTCTGGACTGGTTCCGGACCCGTCACGCCGACGTGCTGGCCGACATCAGCGCATCGGGAAAGATCGCCGACGAAGACGCCTTTGATGCGTCTATCGCCGCATTCGCTGAACAGTTCGAGGGTTCGGTGGCCGGCGGCTCGACCCCCGATGCGGAGTCGACCGACACCGCCTCGACCATCGTCGATGCCGGTACCACGCTCCCCGAAGAGGACATTTCGGAGACCGAGTGA
- a CDS encoding F0F1 ATP synthase subunit gamma — protein MAGGKERVLRRRIGSVQNTKKITRAMELIAATRVVKAQQRARAAKPYAEQITAVIENLAAGGAEVDHPLLRQAEKVERVGVVVISSDRGLAGPYNSAVIRAAERQVQNARSEGADYALVVIGKKARDYFAFRDFIVDSYTDGISDNPTYEDARRVAETVASMFIDGRVDRVELVYTEFISIGSQKVATRRFLPLESTETIATEGGGEAGVTGSFEFEPSPEAVLAALLPRYVEARLFGALLESAASEHANRQRAMKAATDNAEELIVKLSREMNRARQDSITTEIMEIVSGAEALGSDDETTDMPVAAGVEA, from the coding sequence ATGGCTGGCGGTAAGGAACGGGTCCTGCGACGCCGGATCGGCAGCGTCCAGAACACCAAGAAGATCACCCGAGCCATGGAGCTCATCGCGGCGACGCGGGTCGTCAAGGCTCAGCAGCGGGCCCGGGCCGCCAAGCCGTACGCGGAGCAGATCACCGCGGTGATCGAGAATTTGGCTGCCGGTGGCGCCGAGGTGGACCATCCGCTGCTCCGCCAGGCAGAAAAGGTCGAACGGGTCGGCGTAGTCGTCATCTCGTCGGATCGTGGCCTGGCAGGTCCTTACAACTCGGCGGTTATCCGGGCCGCCGAGCGCCAGGTGCAGAACGCCCGGTCCGAAGGCGCTGACTACGCGCTGGTCGTCATCGGTAAGAAGGCCCGCGACTACTTCGCTTTCCGAGACTTCATCGTCGACTCCTACACCGACGGCATCAGCGACAACCCCACCTACGAGGACGCCCGCCGGGTGGCCGAGACAGTGGCGTCGATGTTCATCGATGGTCGGGTCGACCGCGTCGAGCTCGTCTACACCGAGTTCATCAGCATCGGCAGCCAGAAGGTGGCCACCCGCCGCTTCCTGCCGCTAGAGAGCACCGAGACCATTGCCACCGAGGGTGGCGGTGAAGCCGGGGTCACCGGTTCCTTCGAGTTTGAACCCTCGCCGGAGGCCGTGCTGGCCGCCCTGCTGCCCCGCTACGTCGAGGCCCGCCTGTTCGGCGCCCTGCTCGAGTCGGCCGCTTCAGAGCATGCCAACCGCCAGCGGGCCATGAAGGCGGCCACAGACAATGCCGAAGAACTGATTGTCAAGCTTTCCCGAGAGATGAACCGGGCCCGCCAGGATTCGATCACCACCGAGATCATGGAGATCGTCAGTGGTGCCGAGGCACTCGGATCAGATGACGAGACCACCGACATGCCCGTCGCCGCCGGCGTCGAGGCTTGA
- the atpD gene encoding F0F1 ATP synthase subunit beta, which translates to MTDTALTDGHIVGIAGPVIDAEFPTGDLPQINTALEFDVEIDGTELTIVAEVAQQIGDSRVRAIAMKPTDGLTRGTVVRNTGAGISVPVGDSTLGHVFSVTGQGLDDPTAGQGADRWEIHRPAPSFDSLEPKAQMFETGVKVIDLLTPYLQGGKIGLFGGAGVGKTVLITEMINRVATNHGGVSVFAGVGERTREGTDLRLEMAESGVLEKAALVFGQMDEPPGVRLRVALSALTMAEYFRDEQGQDVLLFVDNIFRFVQAGSEVSTLLGRMPSAVGYQPTLADEMGDLQERITTTRGRSITSMQAVYVPADDYTDPAPFTSFTHFDGTTELSRDIAALGIYPAVDPLASTSTILTPEVVGQKHYDTARRVQEILQRYKELQDIIAILGLDELSEEDRITVSRARKVQRFLSQPMNVAEIFTGLPGVTTPVEDTVDSFAALVDGELDDLPEQAFLNVGGAEDARRKARELEA; encoded by the coding sequence ATGACTGATACCGCGCTCACCGACGGACACATCGTCGGCATCGCCGGACCGGTGATCGACGCCGAGTTCCCCACCGGGGACCTGCCGCAGATCAACACGGCACTGGAGTTCGACGTCGAGATAGATGGTACGGAACTCACGATCGTGGCCGAGGTGGCCCAGCAGATCGGCGACAGCCGGGTACGGGCCATTGCCATGAAGCCGACCGACGGACTGACCCGCGGCACTGTGGTTCGCAACACCGGCGCCGGCATCAGCGTGCCCGTCGGCGACAGCACGCTGGGCCACGTGTTCAGCGTGACTGGTCAGGGCCTCGACGACCCGACGGCCGGGCAGGGTGCAGATCGCTGGGAGATCCACCGTCCGGCTCCGTCGTTCGACTCGCTGGAGCCCAAGGCCCAGATGTTCGAAACCGGGGTGAAGGTCATCGACCTCCTCACCCCGTATCTGCAGGGCGGCAAGATCGGCCTGTTCGGTGGTGCTGGCGTGGGCAAGACGGTGCTCATCACCGAGATGATCAACCGCGTGGCCACGAACCATGGTGGCGTGTCGGTGTTCGCCGGTGTGGGCGAGCGGACCCGTGAGGGCACCGACCTCCGCCTAGAGATGGCGGAATCAGGTGTCCTCGAGAAGGCAGCCCTGGTGTTCGGCCAGATGGACGAGCCGCCAGGTGTCCGTCTCCGGGTGGCCCTGTCGGCACTGACCATGGCCGAGTACTTCCGTGATGAGCAGGGCCAGGACGTGCTGCTGTTCGTCGACAACATCTTTCGGTTCGTCCAGGCCGGTTCGGAGGTGTCGACCCTGCTGGGCCGCATGCCATCGGCGGTGGGCTACCAGCCGACCCTGGCTGATGAGATGGGCGACCTGCAGGAGCGGATCACCACTACCCGTGGTCGGTCGATCACCTCGATGCAGGCCGTGTACGTGCCAGCCGATGACTACACCGACCCGGCGCCGTTTACGTCGTTCACCCACTTCGACGGCACTACCGAGTTGAGCCGTGACATCGCCGCCCTGGGCATCTACCCGGCCGTGGATCCGCTGGCCTCGACGTCGACCATCCTCACTCCCGAGGTTGTCGGACAGAAGCACTACGACACGGCCCGCCGGGTACAGGAGATCCTGCAGCGCTACAAGGAGCTGCAGGACATCATTGCCATCCTCGGCCTGGACGAGCTCTCTGAGGAGGACCGGATCACCGTGTCCCGGGCCCGCAAGGTCCAGCGCTTCCTGTCTCAGCCCATGAACGTGGCCGAGATCTTCACCGGGTTGCCCGGCGTGACCACCCCGGTCGAGGACACCGTGGATTCGTTCGCCGCCCTCGTCGACGGCGAGTTGGACGACCTGCCCGAGCAGGCCTTCTTGAACGTCGGTGGTGCCGAGGACGCTCGCCGCAAGGCCCGAGAGCTCGAGGCCTAA
- the atpC gene encoding ATP synthase F1 subunit epsilon — protein MTFQVELVSPEAISYSGEAEMVIARTLEGGDIAFQPGHVPFIGVLAVWSVDVIRPDGDRDTIAVHQGFVQVAGTKVSILSDVSESAGDIDVARAEAAKSTAEQALTTDRDDEDAAGALLRAELRLRVAGA, from the coding sequence ATGACGTTCCAGGTCGAGCTGGTCTCCCCGGAGGCCATCTCCTACAGCGGCGAAGCTGAAATGGTCATTGCCCGGACGCTCGAAGGTGGCGACATTGCCTTCCAGCCGGGTCACGTTCCATTCATCGGCGTGCTGGCTGTCTGGTCAGTCGACGTGATCCGTCCCGATGGCGACCGCGACACCATTGCCGTGCACCAGGGTTTCGTCCAGGTGGCTGGCACGAAGGTCAGCATCTTGTCTGACGTGTCCGAGTCAGCCGGCGACATCGACGTGGCCCGCGCCGAGGCGGCGAAGTCGACGGCCGAGCAGGCGTTGACCACCGACCGGGACGACGAGGACGCTGCGGGCGCCCTGCTCCGGGCCGAACTACGCCTCCGGGTGGCCGGCGCCTAG
- the glpX gene encoding class II fructose-bisphosphatase — translation MTEDAQVPDRNLALDLCRVTEAAALAASRWMGRGDKEGADGAAVDAMRHVLDTVTMDGIVVIGEGEKDEAPMLYNGERIGNGQPPAADIAVDPIDGTTLTSLGRANAIAVIAVSDRGTMFDPGPCVYMEKIAVGQQCADVIDITASPAENLRRIAEAKREDVRDLTAVILDRDRHNNLIDEVRAAGARIRLIPDGDVAGAISTAWPNSGADVLFGIGGTPEGVISAAALKCMGGAIQGRLWPRNEDERTAAVEAGYDLDRVLGTDDLVAGDNCFFSATGITDGDLVKGVHYTSGAAHTQSLVMRSKSGTVRMIDAHHALDKLEEFSPVY, via the coding sequence ATGACCGAAGACGCTCAGGTACCCGACCGCAACCTCGCCCTCGACCTCTGCCGGGTTACCGAAGCCGCCGCCCTGGCCGCCTCACGCTGGATGGGCCGCGGCGACAAGGAGGGCGCCGACGGCGCGGCGGTCGACGCCATGCGTCACGTCCTTGACACCGTCACCATGGACGGCATCGTGGTTATCGGTGAGGGCGAGAAGGACGAAGCCCCAATGCTCTACAACGGTGAGCGGATCGGTAACGGCCAGCCGCCGGCTGCCGACATCGCCGTCGACCCCATCGATGGCACCACGCTGACCTCGCTGGGCCGAGCCAACGCCATCGCGGTCATTGCGGTCAGCGACCGGGGCACCATGTTCGACCCCGGGCCGTGCGTCTACATGGAGAAGATCGCTGTCGGGCAGCAATGCGCCGACGTCATAGACATCACTGCCTCACCTGCCGAGAACCTGCGGCGCATCGCCGAGGCCAAGCGCGAGGACGTCCGGGACCTCACCGCGGTGATTCTGGATCGTGACCGCCACAACAACCTGATCGACGAGGTCCGAGCCGCTGGAGCCCGCATCCGTCTCATTCCAGACGGTGACGTGGCCGGTGCCATCTCCACCGCTTGGCCTAACTCGGGTGCCGACGTGTTGTTCGGCATCGGCGGCACCCCGGAGGGTGTCATCTCAGCCGCTGCACTCAAGTGCATGGGCGGCGCCATCCAGGGTCGGCTGTGGCCCCGGAACGAGGACGAACGCACGGCTGCTGTCGAGGCTGGCTACGACCTGGACCGGGTGCTGGGCACTGATGACCTGGTGGCCGGCGACAACTGCTTCTTCTCGGCGACCGGGATCACCGACGGTGACCTGGTCAAGGGCGTCCACTACACGTCGGGAGCGGCCCACACGCAGTCCCTGGTGATGCGCTCCAAGTCCGGCACGGTGCGCATGATCGACGCCCACCACGCCCTGGACAAGCTCGAGGAGTTCTCGCCCGTCTACTGA
- a CDS encoding fatty acid desaturase, translating into MEHEVAVASMTGGMAPSPAPFAGSDRLHPDGRPRGAFRDSLRTVPNARNALTVVGSVLFPVAVVVAAVAATHPASWVAAFLLMPIAQNRLFILHHEAAHRVLFSGRRINDLVGINLIGWLTFGTGGHGYRIGHIHHHRDEFGPKEPDFGLYARYPITTASMRRKHRRDLTGVSAFRIVRPRFQRLRETRHRRLTYWFLAGQVLVLAAFWAAGHPWLYLLLWVLPWATLYQGLNRIRAIAEHGGMTRSEDRRRTTHHVHQSLVARLVMVPFSVGYHLAHHADMTVPYRNLPRLHEALVDDGYLGDLEWPTYRSLWKVLRSAEDAAA; encoded by the coding sequence ATGGAACATGAGGTGGCCGTAGCGTCGATGACCGGGGGAATGGCGCCCTCGCCGGCTCCGTTTGCTGGCAGCGACCGGCTCCATCCCGATGGTCGCCCGAGGGGGGCGTTCCGGGACTCGCTGCGCACCGTGCCCAATGCCCGCAACGCCCTGACCGTGGTCGGCTCCGTGCTCTTCCCGGTGGCCGTGGTGGTCGCCGCCGTGGCTGCCACCCACCCTGCCTCGTGGGTGGCGGCATTTCTGCTCATGCCCATTGCCCAGAACCGATTGTTCATCCTCCACCACGAGGCCGCCCACCGGGTGCTGTTCTCCGGACGTCGAATCAATGACCTGGTCGGCATCAACCTCATTGGCTGGCTGACCTTCGGCACCGGCGGCCACGGCTATCGGATCGGCCACATCCACCACCATCGAGACGAGTTCGGCCCGAAGGAGCCCGATTTCGGGCTCTACGCCCGGTATCCGATCACCACGGCGTCGATGCGGCGCAAGCACCGTCGGGACCTGACCGGCGTCTCGGCCTTTCGGATCGTGCGGCCCCGGTTCCAACGGCTCCGCGAGACACGTCACCGGCGACTCACCTACTGGTTCTTGGCCGGGCAGGTCTTGGTGCTGGCCGCCTTCTGGGCCGCCGGCCATCCGTGGCTGTACCTGCTGCTTTGGGTGCTCCCGTGGGCCACCCTCTACCAGGGCCTGAACCGGATCCGGGCTATTGCTGAACACGGCGGCATGACCCGTTCGGAAGATCGTCGGCGCACCACCCACCACGTGCACCAGTCACTGGTGGCCCGCCTGGTGATGGTGCCGTTCAGCGTGGGCTACCACTTGGCCCACCACGCCGATATGACGGTGCCGTACCGCAACCTCCCCCGTCTGCACGAGGCACTGGTGGACGACGGCTACTTGGGCGATCTGGAGTGGCCGACCTACCGCTCGCTATGGAAGGTGTTGCGGTCAGCCGAAGACGCCGCCGCCTGA
- a CDS encoding dienelactone hydrolase, which produces MSRPVPVSPSVSGLFLTPGAGSDRNQAGLLALEKHLAPLPVERMDFPYRKAGKHFPDRAPVLVEAVRDGVADMAGARGVDPSRLVLGGRSMGGRMCSMAVAEGLPAAGLVLICYPLHPPTKPENLRVEHFGAIDVPCLFVSGDRDEFGSPAEFDAQLEAIPGPVTVVRLAGKRHDLKGADEAVCDAVGDWLENLRRS; this is translated from the coding sequence GTGTCTCGCCCCGTGCCGGTCTCCCCGTCGGTCTCCGGATTGTTCCTGACCCCCGGTGCTGGCAGTGACCGCAACCAGGCCGGCCTGCTCGCCCTGGAGAAACACCTGGCTCCGCTCCCTGTCGAGCGCATGGACTTTCCATACCGGAAGGCTGGAAAGCACTTTCCCGACCGGGCGCCGGTGCTGGTGGAGGCCGTACGCGATGGTGTGGCCGACATGGCCGGTGCTCGTGGGGTCGATCCGTCCCGCCTCGTGCTGGGCGGTCGCAGCATGGGGGGACGGATGTGTTCGATGGCGGTCGCTGAGGGGCTCCCAGCAGCCGGTCTGGTGCTCATCTGCTACCCGCTCCACCCGCCAACGAAGCCGGAGAACCTCAGAGTCGAGCACTTCGGCGCCATTGATGTGCCGTGCCTCTTCGTCTCCGGTGACCGCGACGAGTTCGGGTCGCCCGCTGAATTCGATGCCCAACTGGAAGCCATTCCCGGCCCGGTCACCGTGGTGCGTCTGGCTGGCAAACGTCATGACCTGAAGGGCGCCGACGAAGCTGTGTGCGACGCCGTGGGCGACTGGCTGGAGAATTTGCGCAGGAGTTGA
- a CDS encoding xanthine dehydrogenase family protein subunit M has translation MKGRQMRYAAPATVDEARTLLSDNPGSQVFAGATDLVPQIRAGRPSPPMVVDLKRIDRLTAVIHEGGKWTIGAATPTADLTRNADFTAMFPGLSEAAGLIGSDQIQNRSSLGGNLANASPAADSVPALIANAGQAVIASGDGTRTVPAADIATGPGLTSLADGEFIIEFTLDDPPAGTGDAYLRMIPRTEMDIAIAGAAVRLTIADGTVSDATVALGAVAPTVVIVSDAEAALVGATLDGGRFDDATLDAVAAAASAACDPINDKRGTVAYRRQVVGVLAKRAAIVAAERAQNGA, from the coding sequence ATGAAGGGACGCCAGATGAGATACGCCGCTCCGGCGACGGTTGATGAAGCCCGGACGCTGTTGTCGGATAATCCCGGCTCGCAGGTCTTTGCCGGCGCTACCGACCTCGTTCCCCAGATCCGAGCCGGACGCCCGTCGCCGCCCATGGTGGTCGACCTCAAGCGAATCGATCGACTGACCGCGGTGATCCACGAAGGTGGAAAGTGGACGATCGGCGCGGCGACGCCGACCGCTGATCTCACCCGGAACGCCGATTTCACCGCCATGTTCCCGGGACTGTCGGAAGCCGCCGGTCTGATCGGTTCCGACCAGATCCAGAACCGGTCGAGCCTGGGTGGGAACCTGGCCAACGCCTCACCTGCCGCCGACTCGGTGCCCGCACTGATCGCCAATGCCGGTCAGGCCGTCATCGCTTCCGGCGACGGAACTCGGACCGTGCCAGCGGCCGACATCGCCACCGGCCCGGGCCTCACATCACTGGCCGACGGCGAGTTCATCATCGAGTTCACCTTGGACGACCCCCCGGCCGGCACCGGCGACGCCTACCTCCGGATGATCCCGCGCACCGAGATGGACATCGCCATTGCCGGAGCTGCGGTACGTCTCACCATTGCCGACGGCACAGTGAGCGACGCCACCGTTGCGCTCGGCGCTGTCGCTCCTACCGTCGTCATCGTGTCTGATGCCGAAGCCGCTCTGGTCGGTGCCACCTTGGATGGTGGCCGGTTCGACGACGCAACTCTGGATGCGGTGGCTGCCGCAGCGTCCGCAGCCTGCGATCCCATCAATGACAAACGGGGCACCGTCGCCTATCGGCGCCAGGTGGTCGGAGTACTGGCCAAGCGGGCCGCAATCGTCGCCGCTGAACGCGCACAGAACGGAGCCTGA